One region of Ictalurus furcatus strain D&B chromosome 17, Billie_1.0, whole genome shotgun sequence genomic DNA includes:
- the slc5a2 gene encoding sodium/glucose cotransporter 2 has protein sequence MNKSVEDSGNRVTINNPADIAVIIGYFVIVIGVGIWSMFRTNRGTVGGYFLAGRTMVWWPVGASLFASNIGSGHFVGLAGTGAASGIAVGSFEWNALFIVLLLGWLFVPVYLTAGVITMPQYLKKRFGGTRISLYLSVISLFLYIFTKISVDMFSGAVFIQQALGWNIYIAVIALLSITALYTVTGGLAALMYTDTVQTFVIIAGAFVLMGFSFYEVGGYSALLDKYSSALPSISLYPDLQRLNISPHCYTPREDAFHLLRDPVNGDLPWPGVLFGIAIVGGWYWCTDQVIVQRCLAARSLTHVKAGCILCGYLKLLPMFLMVFPGMISRVLYPDEVGCVVPDECKRVCGTEVGCSNIAYPKLVVSIMPSGLRGLMLAVMLAALMSSLASIFNSSSTLFTMDIWTRIRPQARDRELMIVGRIWVLCIVAISICWIPVVQAAQSGQLFDYIQSVTSYLAPPIAAVFFLAIFVKRVNESGAFWGLTGGLVMGLCRIGPEFYFGSGSCLIPSKCPSLICGVHYLYFAVLLFFCTGILVLLVSYCTSPIDDKHLHRLVFSLRYSKEERVDLDWEEEERGRNARREAEEKNKAVCDEDKTGNGHKSGLSRLIAWFCGLSGSQAPELTEEEVIEASKELPDISEDPVWKHFVNANALIMMAVAVYCWGFYA, from the exons atgaataaatccgTTGAGGATTCAGGAAATCGTGTCACCATCAACAACCCAGCAGACATCGCTGTAATTATTGGCTACTTTGTGATTGTCATTGGAGTTGGAATTTGG TCAATGTTTAGGACTAATCGCGGCACAGTAGGTGGCTACTTTCTTGCTGGGCGTACGATGGTGTGGTGGCCA GTAGGAGCTTCTCTATTTGCGAGCAACATCGGCAGTGGCCATTTTGTTGGCCTCGCAGGAACGGGTGCTGCCAGTGGGATCGCTGTAGGCAGTTTTGAATGGAAC GCTTTattcattgtgctgctgctgggATGGCTGTTTGTACCTGTGTATCTGACAGCTGGA GTGATCACTATGCCACAATACCTGAAGAAGAGATTTGGTGGGACTAGGATCAGTTTGTACCTCTCGGTCATCTCACTTTTCCTCTACATCTTCACCAAGATCTCT GTGGACATGTTCTCTGGAGCAGTGTTCATACAGCAAGCCCTCGGGTGGAATATCTACATCGCAGTCATTGCTTTGCTTTCCATAACAGCGCTCTATACTGTGACAG GTGGTTTGGCAGCTCTGATGTATACCGACACAGTCCAAACCTTTGTGATCATTGCTGGAGCCTTTGTCCTCATGGGATTCT CCTTTTATGAGGTTGGAGGCTACAGTGCTTTACTAGATAAATATAGTTCAGCTTTACCATCGATAAGCTTGTACCCAGACCTACAGCGTCTTAACATCTCCCCACACTGTTACACGCCGCGTGAGGATGCCTTCCACCTGCTGAGGGATCCTGTGAATGGAGACCTGCCATGGCCTGGTGTGTTATTTGGCATCGCTATTGTAGGAGGATGGTACTGGTGCACTGACCAG GTCATTGTTCAGCGCTGTTTAGCTGCCCGCAGTCTGACTCATGTGAAAGCTGGATGCATCTTGTGCGGCTACTTGAAACTGCTGCCTATGTTCCTCATGGTGTTCCCAGGCATGATCAGCAGAGTCCTTTACCCTG ATGAGGTCGGGTGTGTGGTGCCAGACGAATGTAAGAGAGTGTGTGGGACAGAAGTTGGCTGCTCTAACATCGCTTACCCCAAACTGGTGGTCTCCATCATGCCCAGTG GTCTGAGAGGATTAATGCTGGCCGTCATGCTTGCAGCCCTCATGAGCTCTTTAGCCTCCATCTTCAACAGCAGCAGCACCTTGTTCACCATGGACATATGGACACGCATCAGGCCTCAAGCCCGAGACAGAGAGCTCATGATAGTCGGAAG GATATGGGTGCTCTGCATTGTTGCAATCAGCATTTGTTGGATCCCTGTGGTCCAGGCTGCCCAGAGTGGTCAGTTATTTGACTATATCCAGTCAGTAACTAGTTACCTGGCCCCGCCTATAGCAGCCGTCTTCTTTCTGGCTATTTTTGTGAAGCGAGTTAATGAGTCG GGGGCTTTTTGGGGCCTGACGGGTGGCCTGGTCATGGGTTTGTGCCGCATCGGTCCTGAATTCTACTTTGGATCAGGTAGCTGTCTCATTCCTTCCAAGTGCCCTTCACTTATTTGTGGGGTTCATTACCTGTACTTTGCGGTGCTGCTCTTCTTCTGTACTGGCATTCTAGTGCTCCTCGTGAGCTACTGCACGTCACCTATAGACGACAAACAC CTTCATCGGCTTGTCTTTAGCTTGCGATACTCGAAGGAAGAGAGGGTAGATCTGGACTGGGAGGAAGAGGAACGAGGAAGGAATGCTCGCAGAGAAgcggaggaaaaaaataaagccgTGTGTGACGAGGACAAAA ctgGAAACGGGCATAAATCTGGACTTTCCCGTTTAATCGCCTGGTTCTGTGGCTTAAGTGGATCTCAGGCTCCTGAACTGACCGAAGAAGAAGTCATAGAAGCATCCAAAGAACTGCCAGATATAAGTGAAGACCCAGTCTGGAAGCACTTTGTCAATGCTAATGCACTGATCATGATGGCAGTGGCTGTCTATTGTTGGGGTTTCTATGCATGA
- the fbxo46 gene encoding F-box only protein 46, with product MMNRDTFSHIRLWCPRPFGTYSQNKPYSNGTIGGGTTSALCKADTAGCPSIDDSGDAEEHNEDVGTENTPPAPSPNLLAPTPPAPPSSASQMEDGRVLLDTWYVIKPGNTKEKIAFFVAHQCTGAGIPRPSAMKVKGNWGTDCTKAKRRRRCSSYDPTTRAQNVTSELQSELEDGVGVNETDLLSVAEMVALVEQRTAMALQGIAAQGQMNQQHTVLHSSVSDSPPVVFLSESSPAAPTSKSDFEQQQRQQQESRRVAQAVARFESQQQNLESTILRPQIHDSGKDRDCAGSETGANGQSHGRGEVRIAFRVSSLDPRSQSEPEGRPRCMFMSCGTGAGQAATRAKEKITCDLYQLVSPSSRDSSTVLSGSSKSDSTGEDITERPPSTATDHSPDHCSGEKKAVSRERVTGFHVEVVVTGAVDQCVFYGKDSTENVQEETVCIAMPSGANRADVLEEPPPGQLFFLQSPSKAEDESSSGISSGMRSLDRGNTGGSVGSAVERPSSPIAGVEDCADKSLCRLYRHVSHDFLEIRFQIQRLLEPRQYMLMLPDHIMVNIFSYLPTHSLAALKCTCHDFKALIETYGVRATDSRWNQDPLYRDDPCKQCKRQYERGDVSLCRWHPKPYHHDLPYGRSYWMCCRRTDKDTPGCRVGLHDNNWVQPCDMVQARAKREDGR from the coding sequence ATGATGAACCGCGACACCTTTTCCCACATCCGGCTGTGGTGCCCGCGTCCCTTCGGCACCTACTCGCAGAACAAGCCTTACAGTAATGGGACGATCGGGGGCGGGACAACATCTGCTCTGTGTAAAGCCGACACTGCTGGCTGTCCGTCCATAGACGATAGCGGAGATGCTGAGGAGCATAATGAGGATGTGGGCACTGAGAACACCCCTCCTGCCCCATCGCCCAACCTCCTGGCACCCACGCCCCCTGCACCACCTTCCTCTGCTTCACAAATGGAAGACGGCAGGGTGTTGCTTGATACGTGGTACGTCATCAAACCAGGCAACACCAAGGAGAaaattgctttttttgtggCTCACCAGTGTACAGGAGCAGGCATTCCCAGACCCAGTGCCATGAAGGTGAAGGGAAACTGGGGAACAGACTGTACCAAGGCTAAGCGTCGTCGCCGCTGCTCTTCGTACGACCCTACTACAAGAGCTCAGAATGTGACCTCGGAGCTACAGTCAGAGCTGGAGGACGGCGTCGGGGTGAACGAAACCGATCTGCTGTCGGTAGCAGAGATGGTGGCCCTGGTTGAGCAGCGCACGGCCATGGCCTTGCAAGGCATAGCAGCCCAAGGACAAATGAACCAGCAGCATACAGTCCTCCACAGTTCTGTTTCAGATTCTCCACCTGTTGTATTCCTTTCAGAATCTTCTCCTGCTGCTCCAACCTCCAAAAGTGACtttgaacaacaacaacggcAGCAGCAAGAATCCAGACGTGTTGCTCAGGCAGTAGCGCGCTTTGAGTCTCAGCAGCAAAATCTGGAGAGTACAATACTGCGACCTCAGATTCATGACTCTGGTAAAGACCGGGATTGTGCCGGGAGCGAAACCGGAGCAAACGGCCAAAGCCACGGTCGAGGGGAAGTTAGGATCGCGTTTCGGGTCTCTAGTTTGGATCCACGGTCCCAGTCCGAGCCTGAAGGTCGCCCCAGGTGCATGTTTATGAGCTGTGGGACTGGAGCAGGACAGGCAGCAACCAGGGCCAAAGAAAAGATTACGTGTGATCTTTACCAACTGGTTAGCCCTTCATCTCGAGACTCCAGTACCGTCCTGTCTGGCTCATCGAAATCAGATTCCACAGGAGAAGACATCACGGAGCGGCCTCCTTCCACCGCTACGGACCATTCCCCAGACCACTGCTCGGGAGAGAAAAAGGCTGTCTCACGTGAGCGTGTGACCGGTTTCCACGTTGAAGTTGTAGTCACAGGAGCCGTGGACCAGTGTGTCTTCTACGGTAAGGACAGCACTGAGAATGTCCAAGAAGAGACCGTTTGCATAGCTATGCCCAGCGGGGCTAACCGAGCCGACGTTTTAGAAGAACCTCCACCCGGCcagcttttctttctccaaagcCCATCCAAAGCTGAAGACGAAAGCAGTTCGGGGATCTCCAGTGGAATGCGCTCTTTGGATCGTGGGAATACCGGCGGCTCGGTGGGGAGTGCGGTGGAGCGGCCGTCCAGCCCGATCGCTGGCGTGGAAGACTGCGCAGATAAATCTCTCTGCCGCCTCTACCGTCATGTCTCCCACGACTTCCTGGAAATCCGTTTCCAGATCCAGCGGCTTCTGGAGCCACGGCAGTACATGCTTATGCTTCCCGACCACATCATGGTGAACATCTTCAGCTACTTACCCACCCACTCGCTAGCAGCCTTGAAGTGCACCTGTCATGACTTTAAGGCCCTGATCGAGACCTACGGCGTGCGCGCCACAGACTCTCGCTGGAACCAGGACCCGCTGTATCGCGACGACCCCTGCAAGCAGTGTAAGCGGCAGTACGAGCGGGGGGACGTCTCGCTTTGCCGCTGGCACCCCAAACCTTACCACCACGACCTGCCTTATGGACGCTCGTACTGGATGTGTTGCCGGCGCACGGACAAGGACACACCGGGATGTCGAGTTGGACTGCACGACAACAACTGGGTACAGCCATGCGACATGGTTCAGGCCCGTGCCAAAAGAGAAGATGGGAGGTAA